Proteins encoded in a region of the Paenibacillus sp. W2I17 genome:
- a CDS encoding vWA domain-containing protein, with translation MQRKINLLLVLFSLIGGAVGFAAGEIMLRQWLGEMPRLLLMGLYFGVLALSVGLFCLIAEMISPKLNGASWKLRYLGLSWKLLVPATLALLFVVGLALQLLYQINPGGVKQVKDIVLMIDNSGSMSETDPDNGRFEAAKTLISQMESDKQVAVITFDDQPQLLQPFIALDSEAAKNEVYGKIDGIVTTSGGTNFDAVLREGMEQIQGKQDPKRGTVVILLSDGFSEADTTDILSQYNNEQISINTVGLSLVDPSGTDLLRNIAQQTGGMYYDVPDSGGLNLAFQQIYDTIDERTLVTERTGMMEHSVYLAIFRVAAVLLIGVALGVSLGLVFDNRHLALSFGIGGAVSGLLAGLLLEWGLDGSNVGDTFVRLGAMLILSGVLTLFSWIVPIKENTPRKSRGRREAGGGTSSAEGFGQRARDTRSKGF, from the coding sequence ATGCAGCGAAAAATCAATCTTCTCCTGGTCCTGTTCAGCCTGATTGGCGGGGCAGTGGGCTTTGCGGCAGGAGAAATCATGCTGCGTCAATGGCTTGGGGAGATGCCGCGTCTGTTGCTGATGGGATTATACTTTGGCGTACTGGCGCTGAGCGTTGGGTTGTTCTGTTTAATCGCAGAGATGATCTCACCCAAGCTGAATGGTGCTTCATGGAAGCTCCGGTATCTGGGACTGTCGTGGAAATTGCTTGTTCCGGCAACACTGGCTTTATTGTTTGTTGTTGGACTCGCCCTTCAATTGTTGTACCAGATCAATCCAGGCGGTGTGAAGCAAGTGAAAGACATCGTACTGATGATTGATAACTCGGGCAGCATGAGCGAGACAGATCCGGATAACGGACGCTTTGAAGCAGCCAAGACTCTGATCAGCCAAATGGAGAGCGACAAACAGGTAGCTGTCATTACGTTTGATGACCAACCGCAGTTGTTACAGCCGTTTATTGCGCTGGATAGTGAAGCGGCCAAGAATGAGGTTTATGGCAAAATCGATGGCATTGTAACGACTTCGGGCGGCACCAATTTTGATGCCGTGCTGCGGGAAGGCATGGAGCAGATTCAGGGCAAACAGGACCCGAAACGCGGTACCGTCGTCATCTTGTTATCCGATGGCTTCAGTGAAGCAGACACGACCGATATTTTGTCCCAATATAACAACGAACAGATTTCCATTAATACAGTCGGCCTCAGTCTGGTGGACCCATCAGGAACGGATTTGCTGCGTAATATTGCCCAGCAAACGGGTGGCATGTACTATGATGTACCGGATTCCGGTGGTCTGAATCTGGCATTCCAGCAGATCTACGATACGATTGATGAACGGACGCTGGTAACGGAGCGTACAGGCATGATGGAACATAGCGTTTATCTGGCGATTTTCCGTGTAGCAGCCGTGTTACTAATCGGCGTGGCGCTGGGTGTGTCACTCGGACTCGTGTTTGATAATCGTCATCTCGCGCTCAGCTTCGGCATTGGTGGTGCGGTGTCTGGTCTACTGGCAGGGCTTCTGCTGGAATGGGGCCTCGACGGTTCGAACGTGGGTGATACATTTGTACGACTCGGTGCGATGCTCATCTTGTCTGGTGTACTGACCCTCTTCTCCTGGATTGTTCCGATCAAAGAGAACACGCCGCGGAAGAGCAGGGGTCGTCGTGAAGCTGGCGGCGGAACTTCTTCAGCCGAAGGGTTTGGCCAGAGAGCAAGAGATACACGGAGCAAAGGATTCTAA
- a CDS encoding beta-mannanase, with protein MRFTDADPSTPLIRKLTLAVDEGRCTLRWLWPERVEAVYVERLELDMMSDDRTGEEPAQGKLKLYTREEYKASNGYTDRITGFGAIKYTVYVCQMEDDGPVLIRQRDEGNMVIASAGKADIRFSIRYKSGFFQKRKSVLITVTAEVPVPKEALCYVRKQGGVPLNKEDGTVYPFVSDFAPGRNEMPPVEVAKDDYVRLFFTDGPKYGAAYRLISD; from the coding sequence ATGCGGTTTACGGATGCAGACCCTTCGACACCCTTGATTCGAAAACTGACACTTGCGGTGGACGAAGGACGTTGTACACTTCGCTGGCTCTGGCCGGAACGGGTAGAAGCTGTGTATGTGGAACGGCTAGAGCTGGATATGATGAGCGATGATCGTACTGGGGAAGAGCCTGCACAGGGCAAGCTGAAGCTGTACACGAGAGAGGAATACAAGGCGAGCAATGGTTACACGGATCGGATCACGGGTTTTGGTGCCATCAAGTACACGGTGTATGTGTGTCAGATGGAGGACGACGGGCCTGTGCTGATTCGTCAACGAGACGAGGGCAACATGGTGATTGCAAGCGCAGGGAAGGCGGATATCCGCTTCTCCATTCGCTACAAGAGCGGTTTTTTTCAGAAACGAAAAAGTGTGTTGATCACCGTCACAGCGGAAGTACCTGTTCCAAAGGAAGCACTCTGTTATGTTCGCAAGCAGGGCGGGGTTCCGCTGAACAAGGAAGATGGTACGGTGTATCCTTTTGTGAGTGATTTTGCTCCCGGAAGAAATGAGATGCCGCCCGTTGAAGTTGCCAAGGATGATTATGTGAGATTATTCTTCACGGACGGACCGAAATATGGAGCCGCCTATAGGCTTATATCAGACTAG
- a CDS encoding ABC transporter ATP-binding protein → MFRLETTKLDIAYEERLIVEDLNIQIPQGKITALVGANGSGKSTILKTMARIMAPKAGNVLLDGKSIHKQSTREVAKQLAILPQNPTAPEGLTVTELVSYGRFPYQKGFGSMRAEDKRMIEWAIEVTAMTEFHDRPIDQLSGGQRQRAWIAMALAQETDILFLDEPTTFLDMAHQLEVLQLLEQLNATANRTIVMVVHDLNHASRYAHHMIGIKKGKAIAHGSPVEVMNSDVLREVFNIEADIVIDPRSGVPLCLPYALAGERQQSKTPEQLVMNSAMVHAGGRTEPRVQATGS, encoded by the coding sequence ATGTTTCGTCTGGAGACGACCAAGCTGGATATCGCTTATGAGGAAAGACTAATTGTAGAGGATCTGAATATTCAGATTCCCCAAGGAAAAATTACAGCACTTGTTGGAGCCAATGGTTCAGGGAAGTCAACCATCCTGAAAACGATGGCACGTATTATGGCTCCAAAAGCAGGTAATGTATTGCTCGACGGGAAGTCCATCCATAAACAGTCCACGCGTGAAGTTGCCAAGCAGCTTGCGATTTTGCCACAGAATCCAACAGCCCCTGAAGGTCTTACCGTTACTGAACTGGTATCGTATGGTCGCTTTCCTTATCAAAAAGGATTTGGATCCATGCGTGCGGAAGATAAACGTATGATTGAATGGGCTATCGAAGTGACAGCCATGACTGAATTCCATGATCGTCCGATTGATCAACTGTCCGGTGGACAGCGTCAACGTGCCTGGATTGCTATGGCACTTGCACAAGAAACAGATATCCTTTTCCTGGACGAGCCGACTACGTTCCTGGATATGGCTCACCAGCTTGAAGTACTGCAACTGTTAGAGCAGCTGAATGCCACAGCTAACCGTACCATTGTTATGGTTGTGCATGACTTGAATCATGCTTCCCGCTACGCACATCACATGATTGGTATCAAAAAAGGTAAAGCCATCGCTCATGGTTCACCTGTGGAAGTTATGAACTCAGATGTACTTCGTGAAGTATTCAACATTGAAGCAGATATCGTGATTGATCCGCGTTCCGGTGTACCGCTCTGCTTGCCTTACGCTCTTGCAGGCGAACGCCAGCAATCGAAGACGCCAGAGCAGCTGGTCATGAACAGTGCGATGGTTCATGCTGGAGGACGGACAGAACCACGTGTTCAAGCGACAGGAAGTTAA
- a CDS encoding glutathione peroxidase: MSVYSYQAVTTANQEVSLDLYQGKVLVIANTASKCGLTPQYGELQKLYDRYRDQGLVVLGFPCNQFGGQEPGTSEEAESFCQINYGVNFPVFAKVDVNGEDTHPLFQYLKEQQPGVGETSDIQWNFTKFLVNREGEVVGRVEPKESPETMIADIEKLLG; this comes from the coding sequence ATGTCCGTATATTCATATCAGGCGGTAACCACCGCGAACCAAGAAGTCTCACTGGATCTGTATCAAGGTAAGGTATTGGTCATTGCCAATACAGCCAGCAAGTGTGGGCTGACCCCGCAATACGGTGAATTGCAAAAGCTTTATGATCGTTATCGCGATCAAGGCTTGGTTGTACTGGGTTTCCCTTGTAACCAGTTTGGAGGGCAGGAGCCAGGTACAAGTGAGGAAGCGGAATCATTTTGCCAGATTAACTATGGTGTGAATTTCCCGGTGTTTGCCAAGGTAGATGTGAATGGTGAGGACACTCATCCCCTGTTCCAATACCTGAAGGAGCAACAACCTGGCGTAGGTGAAACAAGCGACATCCAATGGAACTTCACCAAGTTCCTTGTTAACCGTGAAGGTGAAGTGGTAGGTCGTGTTGAACCGAAAGAATCTCCGGAGACAATGATTGCAGATATCGAGAAATTGCTCGGTTAA
- a CDS encoding FAD-dependent oxidoreductase has protein sequence MKIAVIGCTHAGTAAIVNTAKLYPDATITVYERNDNISFLSCGIALYVGGVVKDPDGLFYSSPNQLAELGVETKMLHEVTAVDAEGHTLQAKNLQTGEEFEDTFDKLIVTTGSWPVVPKLEGIEMDNILLCKNYNHSNTIIEKAKDAKRVTVVGAGYIGVELVEAFQMNGKEVTLIDSVDRILNKYLDPEFTDAIEDTLTGRGIKLALGQTVQKFTGENGKVTKVITSKGEFETDLVILCIGFRPNTELLKGQVDMLPNGAIIVDKYMQTSQKDVFAAGDSCAIHYNPTGKASYIPLATNAVRMGTLVARNLVRPTTPYMGTQGTSGIKIYEQNIAGTGMTETSAADEGLIVESVVLEDSYRPEFMPTAEKLLLKVVYEQATRRIVGAQVMSQVDLTQSINTISVCIQNNMTVDELAFIDFFFQPHYNKPWNFLNTAGLQALPPIEVKAPAMV, from the coding sequence ATGAAAATCGCAGTTATCGGATGTACACACGCAGGGACCGCAGCCATCGTAAATACCGCCAAATTATACCCGGATGCTACCATCACCGTGTATGAGCGCAATGACAATATCTCCTTCCTATCTTGTGGCATTGCGCTCTACGTAGGTGGAGTTGTGAAAGACCCTGACGGTTTGTTCTATTCTTCGCCTAATCAACTGGCAGAGCTTGGTGTTGAGACCAAGATGCTTCATGAAGTAACAGCAGTCGATGCCGAGGGTCATACCCTTCAGGCTAAAAACCTGCAAACCGGGGAAGAATTTGAAGATACGTTTGACAAACTGATCGTGACAACGGGTTCATGGCCTGTCGTTCCAAAGCTTGAAGGCATCGAGATGGATAACATTTTACTTTGTAAAAACTACAATCACTCCAACACGATTATTGAAAAAGCCAAAGATGCCAAACGTGTTACTGTTGTAGGTGCAGGATATATCGGCGTAGAGCTGGTGGAAGCTTTCCAAATGAATGGCAAGGAAGTTACCCTGATCGACAGTGTGGACCGTATTTTGAACAAATACCTGGACCCTGAATTCACGGATGCGATCGAAGATACGTTGACTGGACGCGGCATCAAGCTAGCTCTCGGTCAAACGGTACAGAAGTTTACTGGAGAGAATGGCAAAGTGACTAAGGTGATCACGTCCAAAGGAGAGTTTGAAACCGATCTGGTTATTCTGTGCATTGGTTTCCGTCCAAATACAGAGCTGCTCAAAGGCCAAGTGGATATGCTGCCAAACGGCGCAATCATCGTGGATAAATATATGCAAACGAGTCAAAAAGACGTCTTCGCTGCGGGTGACAGCTGTGCTATTCATTACAACCCAACAGGCAAAGCATCTTACATTCCACTGGCAACCAACGCCGTACGGATGGGTACACTTGTAGCCCGCAACCTGGTTCGTCCTACGACACCGTATATGGGTACACAAGGAACATCGGGTATCAAGATTTATGAGCAAAATATCGCGGGTACCGGGATGACGGAAACGTCTGCTGCTGACGAAGGTCTGATTGTTGAATCTGTCGTACTGGAAGACAGCTACCGTCCGGAGTTCATGCCAACGGCTGAGAAACTGTTGCTTAAAGTGGTGTATGAGCAGGCTACTCGTCGGATCGTTGGAGCACAGGTGATGTCTCAGGTTGATCTGACCCAATCGATTAATACGATCTCGGTCTGCATCCAAAACAACATGACCGTAGATGAGCTGGCCTTCATCGACTTTTTCTTCCAGCCACATTACAACAAACCATGGAACT